The Candidatus Thermoplasmatota archaeon genome segment AAAGAATATTTTTCTTAACGTTTCAATGGCTAAAAGATGCGGATGATTCTTCTGGGAGGACACCATTGATTTATACCACTTATCCTAAGTGTGTATGCACGTATTGGAGAACAGGGTGCTAGACTAATACATAATCATACTCTTTCTTTTTTTATTAATTAAGACTGTAAAAACAAAAACTCTGAGCCACCGCAAACGTAATTACCATATTCATCATATGCACGAAGCTCAAGTCTATGTACACCCTCCAGTTTTTTATCCAAATCCCATGTAAAAGGCCGAGTTGAATCAGTATACTCAAGTACATCATCAAGATAAAACTCAACGATATTATTTACAAATTTCTTTGAACAACGAATATCTATCCTAGATTTTGAAGAACGAAAAATTGTAAATGATCATTCTGGAATATTTGTTACCTATTACCCAAAGGATCCACATTGTGAATATTCTGGGATGCTTATTACGTATTACCCTAAACAATGTGATTGATAAAAAATATTTTTACCAATCACAACCTATACTGGAAGGTACAGACTAAAAAAGCATTATAACAATAATCTTAGCTATCTAAATTTTTCTCTAAAACTAGCTTTAAAGGCCAAGTTTTTGTAAGTTATTATAAAAACATGACATGATAAAACACAAAGCAACATTCTAAACAGTTAAAAATCCAACTCTTAGATATATTAAATCTCTATTGCCAAAACAATGTTCTCATAGCCACTTTTATGTGATGTGGTAATTCTGGTATTTTTTTTCCTTCATAAAGATCAAGCGTACATCGAACATAAGTGTTTACTGTTTCATTGAAATACCATCTACCATAATCAGCATCAGCCCTCGCTGGGCTGCCAATGTAACCATCTTTTAAACCAAGTTCCTTAAATTTTTTGCTGATAGTTCTTGGTGAACGCATATCTCTATATATACTCTGTAAATTCTTATAGGATTCATCCACAAGATACGGGTACTGATATTTCATGAGCGATGTCTCACGGAAACACGCATGAACCTCTTTGCTTGTGTCAAAACCAAGTTTTGGTTCACGCTTCTCAGTTTCGTTGTTATAAAAATATGGTCCCCAAGGCTCACATACCTTCATACCATATTTTGATTCAAGTTTTTTCATAGCAGAATAAATACCTTTCAAATGACCGATTGCCATGTGATAGCTACATATAACAAGGTATTTGAAACCATGGTTAGCAAGAGAGGAACCAATACCATAGACAATGTCTCTAACGGTTTTTCCACTAACCGATAGGCTACCTGGAAAATCAGTGTTAAACTTGCAGTAACCAACTGGGATAGGTGGTAAAAGAACATAGTTTAAAGAAGGGTTTTTTTCATTTAAGATTTTTATAGCCTCAACAACAGCATCTTTGGCAGTGAGGTAATCTGTTCCAACTGGTAGATGAGGGCCGTGTTCCTCCATAGGATTAATTGCTAAGAAAAAAATTGTTTTATCCCTATTTAGTGCATCTATCTGTTTCCAATTGAGTTCCTCGAATTTTATGATTTTTGTTTCTTTTTTTTTGTTGTTGTTTTTCAAGTTGTTACCTCACATTCATCCTCATGTATTATAACTGTGTGTTCAGCTTGTGTAACAATACCTCTTTTTGCATCGATTAGCTGAGGGTATTCTTTTATGCACCCGGTCATTAAAAGTTTTCTCAGCTCAATGTCAACGTTTTGGGAGATTTTTTTACACCATCTTTCTGCAAACGGCAATGTGTTAAAGTTTTTATGTATTTTCATGGCAAGAACCCTTGTTCGTATATCTCTTATTATCTTAGTCCTAGCAGACCCAGTGTAACGATAGATGTTGCTACTTTTACCTGATATAACATGGCCTGCACCATCTGTTGCAAATGGTTCTATTGCAACAACATCACCTATCTTAAGTTTCATAACATCTAACCTGTTTTGGACGTTTGGTATTGATAAACCAGAGTGAAGAGTATATTTTTCCAAACTATGTCCTGTTAGGTTGTCTATTGGTTTATAACCATATGAGTTGATTGTTTCCTGTATGGTTTTACCTACATCTGAAAGTTTAACTTTTGAGCTCATCAAAGCAACTGCGTTGTCAAGAGCATGTCTTGAAGCCTTTATCATATCAGAGTATTTATTTGTACCAACCTCAACAGTCACCGCAGTATCACCAATATAACCATCTATATGTGCCCCAACATCT includes the following:
- a CDS encoding creatininase family protein, translated to MKNNNKKKETKIIKFEELNWKQIDALNRDKTIFFLAINPMEEHGPHLPVGTDYLTAKDAVVEAIKILNEKNPSLNYVLLPPIPVGYCKFNTDFPGSLSVSGKTVRDIVYGIGSSLANHGFKYLVICSYHMAIGHLKGIYSAMKKLESKYGMKVCEPWGPYFYNNETEKREPKLGFDTSKEVHACFRETSLMKYQYPYLVDESYKNLQSIYRDMRSPRTISKKFKELGLKDGYIGSPARADADYGRWYFNETVNTYVRCTLDLYEGKKIPELPHHIKVAMRTLFWQ
- the map gene encoding type II methionyl aminopeptidase, which gives rise to MDESVYDKYRRAGKITAAARDYGTKLIREGVSYLEVATKVESKILESGAGLAFPVNISINEVAAHFTPKHSDDVLVFKKGDVVKLDVGAHIDGYIGDTAVTVEVGTNKYSDMIKASRHALDNAVALMSSKVKLSDVGKTIQETINSYGYKPIDNLTGHSLEKYTLHSGLSIPNVQNRLDVMKLKIGDVVAIEPFATDGAGHVISGKSSNIYRYTGSARTKIIRDIRTRVLAMKIHKNFNTLPFAERWCKKISQNVDIELRKLLMTGCIKEYPQLIDAKRGIVTQAEHTVIIHEDECEVTT